In Burkholderia sp. WP9, a genomic segment contains:
- a CDS encoding GMC family oxidoreductase produces the protein MDQDNNKVRFSHNDDKVVVIIGSGAGGGTLANELAQKGIDVVVLEAGKLHTQGDFTTDEWGSFQMLSWLDKRTTSGTWRIAKDFPNLPAWICKTVGGTTTHWAGASLRIRPHEFKAKTTYGAIKDANLLDWPLTREELDPYYDRAQQKMGITRTNGLPGLPGNNNFKVMSAGAMKVGYKDCNTGHMAINSVVRDDRAHCFQRGFCFQGCRTGAKWSTLYTELPRAQATGHMELRTQAHVVRIETDARGKAKEVLYYDGNGKLQRQKARIVAVAGNSIETPRLLLNSHSSRFPQGLANGSGQVGRNYMRHTTGSVYAVFNDKVEMFKGTTMAGIIEDEAAFNPQRGFAGGYHMETVSLGLPFYAAFLNPGAWGPTFTQAMDQYAYTAGMWIVGEDMPRESNRVTLNTDVKDQYGQPVANVHFDDHPNDEAMREHAYRQGTAVYEAAGAKTVYRVPPYPSTHNLGTARMSARAEDGVCNRFGQTHEVSNLFISDGSQFTTGAAENPTMTIVTLAIRQADHIAAQMNKRAV, from the coding sequence ATGGATCAGGACAACAACAAGGTGCGTTTTTCACACAACGACGACAAGGTCGTCGTGATCATCGGCTCGGGTGCCGGAGGCGGCACGCTTGCCAACGAACTGGCGCAGAAGGGTATCGACGTGGTCGTGCTGGAGGCGGGCAAGCTGCACACGCAAGGCGATTTCACAACCGACGAGTGGGGCTCGTTCCAGATGCTGTCATGGCTCGACAAACGCACCACGTCGGGCACCTGGCGCATCGCCAAAGACTTTCCGAACCTCCCCGCCTGGATCTGCAAGACGGTGGGCGGCACGACCACGCACTGGGCCGGTGCGAGTCTGCGGATCAGGCCGCACGAGTTCAAGGCGAAGACGACCTACGGCGCTATCAAGGATGCCAATCTGCTCGACTGGCCGCTCACGCGCGAGGAACTCGATCCGTACTACGACCGCGCGCAGCAGAAGATGGGCATTACGCGCACCAACGGTCTGCCGGGCCTGCCCGGCAACAACAACTTCAAGGTGATGTCGGCCGGCGCGATGAAGGTCGGTTACAAGGACTGCAATACCGGGCACATGGCGATCAATAGCGTGGTGCGTGACGACCGCGCGCATTGCTTCCAGCGCGGCTTCTGTTTTCAGGGGTGTCGCACTGGCGCGAAGTGGTCGACGCTCTACACCGAATTGCCGCGCGCCCAGGCCACCGGCCATATGGAATTGCGCACGCAGGCCCACGTGGTGCGCATTGAAACCGACGCGCGCGGTAAGGCGAAGGAGGTGCTCTACTACGACGGCAATGGCAAGCTGCAGCGGCAAAAGGCGCGCATCGTCGCGGTCGCCGGCAATTCGATCGAAACGCCGCGCCTGCTGCTGAATTCGCATTCGAGCAGGTTCCCGCAGGGCCTCGCTAACGGATCGGGGCAGGTGGGCCGCAACTACATGCGTCATACCACGGGCTCGGTGTACGCGGTGTTCAACGACAAGGTGGAAATGTTCAAGGGCACCACGATGGCCGGCATCATCGAGGACGAGGCGGCGTTCAATCCGCAGCGTGGCTTCGCAGGCGGCTATCACATGGAGACCGTGTCGCTCGGCCTGCCGTTTTATGCGGCCTTTCTCAATCCTGGCGCGTGGGGTCCGACCTTCACCCAGGCAATGGATCAATACGCGTACACGGCGGGCATGTGGATCGTCGGCGAGGATATGCCGCGCGAGAGCAATCGCGTGACCTTGAATACCGACGTGAAGGACCAGTACGGCCAGCCGGTCGCCAACGTGCATTTCGACGATCATCCGAACGACGAAGCGATGCGCGAGCACGCGTACAGGCAGGGCACCGCGGTGTACGAAGCGGCGGGTGCGAAGACGGTCTATCGGGTGCCGCCGTATCCGTCCACGCATAACCTCGGCACGGCCCGCATGAGCGCGCGCGCCGAAGACGGCGTGTGCAACCGGTTCGGGCAGACGCATGAAGTATCGAACCTGTTCATTTCGGACGGTAGCCAGTTCACCACCGGCGCGGCGGAAAATCCGACCATGACGATCGTGACGCTGGCGATCCGGCAGGCCGATCACATTGCGGCGCAGATGAACAAACGCGCGGTATAA
- a CDS encoding ribbon-helix-helix domain-containing protein: MCRVYINADPILYESRTRSLRIHGVITTVRLENLFWDVLHEIAARENMTTSQFAVQLYDELIALRGELPTNFASFLRVCCLRYLSMRTEKKDVDEPGAVPGLAASAAAAASEARPRILKTV; this comes from the coding sequence ATGTGTAGGGTGTACATCAACGCCGATCCGATCCTGTACGAGTCGCGCACGCGCTCGCTGCGCATTCACGGCGTGATCACCACGGTCCGGCTGGAAAATCTGTTCTGGGACGTGCTGCACGAAATCGCCGCGCGCGAGAACATGACGACCAGTCAGTTCGCCGTGCAGCTGTACGACGAACTGATCGCGCTGCGGGGCGAGCTGCCGACTAACTTTGCGTCGTTCCTGCGCGTGTGCTGTTTGCGCTATCTGTCCATGCGCACGGAGAAGAAGGACGTCGATGAACCCGGAGCGGTTCCCGGGCTGGCGGCTTCGGCTGCGGCTGCGGCGAGCGAAGCGAGGCCGCGAATTCTGAAGACAGTTTGA
- a CDS encoding DUF5594 family protein produces MRPENAARFDEQFAPRIAEAIAACFATTVHTEVLPYGGHGHPTRVRIHATPIEDMGLYPHPLNLYLTWDSDEIERLMGAEGPSRFAGYLAALPRKLAAWNHARELDFLSHTQAEPVALIGGLDFES; encoded by the coding sequence ATGCGTCCGGAGAATGCCGCCCGTTTCGATGAACAGTTCGCACCTCGCATCGCCGAGGCCATTGCCGCCTGTTTCGCCACCACCGTGCATACCGAAGTGCTGCCATACGGCGGCCACGGGCATCCCACCCGCGTGCGGATTCATGCCACGCCGATCGAAGACATGGGACTGTACCCCCATCCATTGAATCTGTATCTGACGTGGGACAGCGACGAAATCGAGAGGCTGATGGGGGCCGAAGGGCCGTCGCGTTTTGCTGGTTATCTGGCCGCGCTGCCGCGCAAGCTCGCGGCCTGGAACCATGCGCGCGAACTGGACTTTCTCTCGCATACGCAGGCCGAGCCGGTCGCCCTGATCGGCGGACTCGACTTCGAGTCGTAA
- a CDS encoding methyl-accepting chemotaxis protein: protein MTFYRNLKIAVKLALLGAVLLAATMVVGLEGWHALSRTHALQIQSAQSLSQYAQAADTARVAQVEFKKQVQEWKDLLLRGADPAAFAKYRDAFNRESGTTHAALLRLKDQLSALGANVDGVDKALATHASLQDSYLDALKHYDAADPNTAHVVDALVKGIDRAPTAAIDDIVATVMQQAHDSSVRTSEAAEQAYTIATVLLLSVVIGSLGVGAFAIWFLSRSITVPVRQAVGVAQAVAAGDLRADVPVVSRDETGQLLTALNDMNQRLRHIVSEIREGAHTISTATQEIATGNLDLSARTEQQAASLEETAASMQHFTDSVQRNAANAREATTLAQTAAHAAREGGVVMSDAVRTMGQIDAASKRIVDIIAVVEAIAAQTNILALNAAVEAARAGTQGRGFAVVASEVRSLAQRSADAAREIRTLIRESVATIEAGTQLINHASTTMDGVVESAGSVTRIVESIATASVDQATGIAEVNDAVTQMDQVTQSNAALVEQAAAAADAVQSKASGLVQSVSFFRLGAAA from the coding sequence GTGACGTTCTATAGAAATCTGAAGATCGCCGTTAAATTGGCGTTGCTCGGCGCGGTATTGTTGGCCGCGACGATGGTCGTGGGTCTGGAAGGCTGGCATGCGTTGTCCAGAACGCATGCGCTGCAAATCCAGTCCGCCCAATCGCTCAGCCAGTACGCGCAAGCCGCCGATACGGCGCGCGTCGCGCAGGTCGAATTCAAGAAGCAGGTGCAGGAGTGGAAGGACCTGTTGTTGCGCGGCGCGGATCCGGCCGCCTTCGCCAAATACCGTGATGCCTTCAACAGGGAAAGCGGAACGACGCACGCTGCCCTGCTGCGCCTGAAGGATCAGTTGAGCGCATTGGGCGCGAACGTGGACGGTGTCGACAAGGCGCTCGCCACGCATGCATCGCTGCAGGACAGTTATCTCGACGCGCTGAAACACTACGACGCCGCCGATCCGAACACGGCGCACGTGGTCGACGCTCTCGTCAAAGGCATCGACCGCGCGCCGACCGCCGCTATCGACGATATCGTCGCCACCGTGATGCAACAGGCGCATGACTCCAGCGTGCGCACGAGCGAAGCGGCGGAACAGGCCTACACGATCGCGACCGTGCTGTTGCTGTCGGTCGTTATCGGTTCGCTCGGCGTCGGCGCTTTCGCGATCTGGTTCCTGAGCCGCAGCATCACGGTGCCGGTCAGACAGGCGGTGGGCGTCGCGCAGGCGGTGGCGGCAGGCGATCTGCGCGCCGACGTGCCCGTGGTGAGCCGCGACGAAACAGGCCAGTTGCTCACTGCCCTCAACGACATGAACCAGCGCTTGCGGCATATCGTCAGCGAGATCCGTGAAGGCGCGCATACGATTTCCACGGCCACGCAGGAAATCGCCACAGGCAACCTCGACCTGTCGGCGCGTACCGAGCAGCAGGCGGCCTCGCTTGAAGAAACCGCCGCGTCGATGCAGCATTTTACCGACTCGGTTCAGCGCAACGCCGCCAACGCCCGCGAAGCCACCACGCTCGCGCAAACCGCCGCGCATGCCGCGCGTGAAGGCGGCGTTGTCATGAGCGACGCGGTGCGCACGATGGGCCAGATCGATGCGGCGTCCAAGCGTATCGTCGATATCATCGCAGTGGTGGAAGCCATTGCGGCGCAAACCAATATCCTCGCGCTCAATGCAGCGGTCGAAGCGGCGCGCGCCGGCACGCAAGGGCGCGGCTTCGCGGTGGTCGCGAGCGAAGTGCGCAGCCTCGCGCAACGTTCCGCCGACGCCGCACGCGAGATTAGGACGCTGATTCGCGAGTCGGTGGCCACGATCGAAGCCGGCACGCAACTGATCAACCACGCGAGCACCACGATGGACGGCGTGGTGGAAAGCGCCGGCAGCGTGACGCGTATCGTCGAGTCGATCGCGACCGCGAGTGTCGATCAGGCAACCGGCATCGCGGAAGTCAACGACGCCGTCACACAGATGGACCAGGTGACGCAAAGCAACGCGGCTTTGGTCGAGCAGGCGGCGGCCGCGGCCGACGCGGTGCAAAGCAAAGCATCCGGACTCGTGCAAAGCGTGAGTTTCTTCAGGCTGGGCGCCGCGGCCTGA
- a CDS encoding methyl-accepting chemotaxis protein, producing MFTSIRARIVALCVAIVVVALAANAVLNYVVANSYNADAIDSSLTSVESGHAAGISDWVAANTQMINSLQDVVLQPDPSAALKQIAAAGKFSNVYVGYADKTSKFSDPTGIPADYDPTGRPWYKQAAAAGKPVVTPPYVDVGTGKLVVAFAAPVVRDGAVKGVVSGDVAMDSVIANVKAIHPTPASFGMLIDASGHIVAHPDPKLTLKPVSDVAPGLTGDKLAALFSADRPLDMDVNGSTKLMRAQAIPGTDWYVVVALDKAEATAGMRSLLTASIVALIVIAGIAAAIVAAVTAVSFQRLSKVRDAMDAIGSGEGDLTQRLPAVGNDEVAQIARSFNTFIDKLSHVMRQIRDASESVRVAANEIAAGNVDLSGRTESAAASLQQTAASMEEITSTVTQSASSAKQADSTAVSASQVASRGGVVISEVIATMGEIQHASVKISDIIGVIDGIAFQTNILALNAAVEAARAGEQGRGFAVVAGEVRSLAQRSAQAAKEIKALIEATVASVSSGSGQVRQAGETMTEIVSNVANVTTIISEITQAANEQTRGIQEVNRAVSQLDEMVQQNAALVEESTAAAAALQSQAVSLASAVTQFKLD from the coding sequence ATGTTCACCTCCATTCGCGCGCGCATCGTCGCCCTATGCGTTGCTATCGTTGTGGTTGCGCTCGCTGCCAACGCGGTTCTCAACTACGTCGTCGCCAACTCGTATAACGCCGATGCCATCGACAGCAGCCTGACCTCGGTGGAAAGCGGTCACGCGGCCGGCATCAGCGACTGGGTTGCCGCCAACACCCAGATGATCAACTCGCTGCAGGACGTGGTACTGCAACCCGATCCGTCCGCTGCGTTAAAGCAGATCGCCGCGGCCGGCAAATTCTCGAACGTGTATGTCGGCTATGCGGACAAGACCTCGAAGTTCTCCGACCCGACCGGCATTCCGGCGGACTACGATCCGACCGGCCGCCCCTGGTACAAGCAGGCCGCCGCCGCTGGCAAGCCGGTTGTAACGCCGCCCTACGTGGACGTGGGCACGGGCAAACTGGTGGTGGCATTCGCGGCGCCGGTCGTGCGCGACGGCGCGGTAAAAGGCGTGGTGTCCGGTGACGTCGCGATGGACAGCGTGATCGCCAACGTCAAGGCGATCCATCCCACACCGGCGAGCTTCGGCATGCTGATCGACGCGAGCGGCCATATCGTTGCGCATCCGGATCCCAAGCTGACCTTGAAGCCGGTCTCCGATGTCGCGCCCGGTTTGACCGGCGACAAGCTCGCCGCCCTCTTCAGCGCCGACCGTCCGCTCGACATGGACGTGAATGGCAGCACGAAGCTGATGCGCGCGCAAGCGATTCCCGGCACTGACTGGTACGTGGTCGTCGCGCTCGACAAAGCCGAAGCGACCGCCGGCATGCGTTCGCTGCTGACGGCTTCGATCGTCGCGCTGATCGTGATCGCCGGCATCGCCGCCGCCATCGTGGCGGCGGTGACCGCGGTGTCGTTCCAGCGTCTGTCGAAAGTGCGCGATGCCATGGACGCCATCGGCTCCGGCGAAGGCGATCTGACGCAGCGCCTGCCGGCCGTCGGCAACGACGAAGTCGCGCAGATCGCGCGCTCGTTCAACACCTTCATCGACAAACTCAGCCACGTGATGCGCCAGATTCGCGACGCCAGCGAATCGGTGCGCGTGGCCGCCAATGAAATCGCCGCGGGCAACGTCGATCTGTCGGGCCGCACGGAATCCGCTGCCGCGAGCTTGCAGCAAACCGCAGCATCGATGGAAGAAATCACCTCGACGGTCACGCAATCGGCCAGCTCCGCGAAACAGGCCGACAGTACCGCCGTTTCCGCCTCGCAGGTCGCCTCGCGCGGCGGCGTGGTGATCTCCGAAGTGATTGCGACGATGGGCGAGATCCAGCATGCGTCGGTGAAAATCTCCGACATCATCGGCGTGATCGACGGCATTGCGTTCCAGACCAACATCCTCGCGCTGAATGCCGCGGTGGAGGCCGCGCGTGCAGGCGAACAGGGCCGCGGCTTCGCGGTGGTGGCCGGTGAAGTGCGCAGCCTCGCGCAACGCAGCGCGCAGGCCGCGAAGGAAATCAAGGCGCTGATCGAAGCAACCGTGGCCAGCGTCTCGTCGGGTTCGGGCCAGGTGCGCCAGGCCGGCGAGACGATGACCGAGATCGTCAGCAACGTCGCCAACGTGACGACCATCATTTCCGAAATCACGCAGGCGGCCAACGAGCAGACGCGCGGTATTCAGGAAGTCAACCGCGCGGTCAGCCAGCTCGACGAAATGGTGCAACAGAATGCCGCACTGGTCGAAGAATCCACGGCGGCGGCGGCCGCACTGCAGAGCCAGGCCGTGAGCCTCGCCAGTGCAGTGACGCAATTCAAACTCGATTAA
- a CDS encoding PLP-dependent aminotransferase family protein, protein MSSPTHHWIKRLADIRKPAYLAIPDLIEEDLATGRLRPRDRLPGLRDLAEELALNYTTVARAYAEARKRGLLDSRAGSGTFVRGRTATLPLAGGSSIEMSMNTPPEPPDYAMRLRDSAARQMAGSDPYQLLRYQDFGGSAADKDAGAEWLRRRVPHCDAQNVLVCPGIHSALVALVSQLARPGGTICLDALAYPGIKAIAAQLGVRLQALPRDDEGPLAHAFEALCKTDKPSAFYCNPTLQNPSTLTLTHKRREALADVALRYSVPIIEDDAYAMLPQSAPDALASFAPELTYYVTGLSKSFGAGLRVAHLHAPTPRQTQRLAGALRATTVMASPYTVMLATQWIADGTAAEMLGAIRNESRARQAIAARMLEAWPYEAHQDGFHLWLPVPVESGWSASELALQLRNQGIAAVAGAAFSTDGNPPNAMRVCLGGSKTRDECAQALHIVAETLDHPHHLHSPVM, encoded by the coding sequence ATGAGCAGCCCGACACATCACTGGATCAAACGTCTTGCCGACATTCGCAAGCCGGCCTACCTCGCGATTCCCGATCTGATCGAAGAAGATCTCGCCACCGGGCGGCTGCGTCCGCGCGACCGCTTGCCGGGACTGCGCGATCTCGCCGAAGAACTCGCGCTGAATTACACGACGGTGGCGCGCGCCTATGCCGAAGCGCGCAAGCGCGGCCTGCTCGATTCGCGCGCCGGCAGCGGCACGTTCGTGCGCGGCCGCACGGCCACCTTGCCGCTCGCGGGCGGCAGCAGCATCGAGATGTCGATGAACACGCCACCCGAGCCGCCCGATTACGCCATGCGTCTGCGCGACTCCGCCGCACGCCAGATGGCCGGCAGCGATCCTTATCAGTTGCTGCGTTACCAGGACTTCGGCGGCTCGGCGGCGGACAAGGATGCGGGCGCCGAATGGCTGAGGCGCCGGGTGCCGCATTGCGACGCGCAAAACGTGCTGGTGTGCCCCGGCATTCATAGCGCGCTGGTGGCGCTCGTCTCGCAGCTCGCGCGGCCCGGCGGCACCATCTGTCTCGATGCGCTCGCCTACCCCGGCATCAAGGCGATCGCCGCGCAACTCGGTGTGCGTCTGCAAGCGCTGCCGCGCGACGACGAAGGACCGCTCGCTCACGCGTTCGAAGCGCTCTGCAAAACCGACAAGCCGAGCGCGTTCTATTGCAATCCGACGCTGCAGAATCCGAGCACGCTCACGCTCACGCACAAACGGCGCGAGGCGCTCGCCGACGTAGCGTTGCGCTACAGCGTGCCGATCATCGAAGACGATGCGTATGCCATGCTGCCGCAGAGCGCGCCCGACGCGCTCGCGAGTTTCGCGCCCGAACTGACGTATTACGTGACCGGCCTGTCCAAGAGCTTCGGCGCTGGCTTGCGCGTCGCGCATCTGCATGCGCCGACGCCGCGCCAAACGCAGCGGCTAGCCGGCGCGTTACGCGCGACCACGGTGATGGCGAGTCCGTACACGGTCATGCTCGCGACGCAATGGATCGCGGACGGAACCGCGGCGGAGATGCTCGGCGCGATCCGCAACGAATCGCGCGCACGCCAGGCCATTGCCGCGCGCATGCTCGAAGCGTGGCCTTACGAAGCGCATCAGGATGGTTTTCATTTGTGGCTGCCGGTGCCGGTGGAAAGCGGCTGGAGCGCATCCGAACTTGCCTTGCAGTTGCGCAATCAGGGCATTGCCGCCGTGGCGGGCGCCGCGTTCTCCACCGACGGCAATCCGCCCAATGCCATGCGCGTGTGCCTCGGCGGATCGAAAACGCGTGACGAATGCGCACAAGCGCTGCACATCGTGGCGGAGACTCTCGACCATCCGCATCATCTGCATTCACCGGTGATGTGA
- a CDS encoding MSMEG_0572/Sll0783 family nitrogen starvation response protein, giving the protein MPAVNKPLHQKGDYLVDYEEKVFEDVKAEPGEKALVTFHTVAFEGSIGFVNLLQATRLQRKGFETSVLLYGPGVTLGLQRGFPTLGDEAFPGHLNFNKQLMKFMEEGGKVYACRFALQALYGHGEASLIEGIRPISPLDVLDIQLLHRKDNALIIHTWTV; this is encoded by the coding sequence ATGCCAGCCGTCAACAAACCGCTGCATCAGAAAGGCGATTACCTTGTCGACTATGAGGAGAAAGTCTTCGAAGACGTGAAAGCAGAACCCGGCGAGAAGGCGCTCGTCACGTTCCACACGGTCGCGTTCGAAGGCTCGATCGGCTTCGTCAATCTATTGCAGGCCACGCGCCTGCAACGCAAGGGCTTCGAGACATCGGTGCTGCTGTACGGACCGGGCGTGACGCTCGGTCTGCAACGCGGCTTTCCGACACTGGGCGACGAAGCGTTCCCCGGCCATCTGAACTTCAACAAGCAACTGATGAAGTTCATGGAAGAAGGCGGCAAGGTCTACGCGTGCCGCTTCGCGCTGCAGGCGCTATATGGACACGGCGAGGCCTCGCTGATCGAAGGCATTCGTCCAATCAGCCCGCTCGATGTGCTCGACATCCAGTTGCTTCATCGCAAGGACAACGCACTGATCATCCATACGTGGACGGTCTGA
- a CDS encoding Nit6803 family nitrilase, which yields MSDKTTGKRIVRAAAVQIAPDFERSGGTLDKVCEAIEQAAREGVQLIVFPETFVPYYPYFSFVRPPVASGADHMKFYEEAVVVPGPVTQAVAEQARLHRMVVVLGVNERDHGSLYNTQLIFDVDGQIVLKRRKITPTFHERMIWGQGDAAGLTVARTAVARVGALACWEHYNPLARYALMTQHEEIHCSQFPGSLVGPIFADQIEVTIRHHALESGCFVVNATGWLSEAQIASVTPDTNLQKALRGGCNTAIISPEGQHLAEPLREGEGMVIADLDMALITKRKRMMDSVGHYARPELLSLAINRRPAETVAPMPAWPSVPSADFNSTGGGCDERQRITVGAEPAIDD from the coding sequence ATGTCCGATAAAACGACCGGCAAACGCATCGTGCGCGCCGCGGCGGTCCAGATCGCACCGGACTTCGAGCGCAGCGGCGGAACGCTCGACAAGGTCTGCGAGGCAATCGAACAGGCGGCGCGCGAAGGCGTGCAACTGATCGTATTTCCCGAAACCTTCGTGCCGTATTACCCGTACTTCTCTTTCGTACGGCCGCCCGTCGCTTCCGGCGCCGATCACATGAAATTCTATGAAGAGGCCGTGGTGGTGCCGGGCCCCGTGACACAGGCGGTGGCCGAGCAGGCGCGTTTGCATCGGATGGTAGTGGTGCTCGGCGTCAACGAACGCGATCACGGCAGCCTCTACAACACGCAGTTGATTTTCGACGTGGATGGTCAGATCGTGCTCAAGCGCCGCAAGATCACGCCCACATTTCATGAGCGGATGATCTGGGGGCAAGGCGACGCGGCCGGTCTGACGGTGGCGCGCACCGCGGTGGCGCGCGTGGGCGCGCTCGCCTGCTGGGAGCATTACAACCCGCTCGCGCGTTATGCGTTGATGACGCAGCATGAAGAGATTCATTGCAGCCAGTTTCCCGGCTCGCTGGTGGGACCGATCTTCGCCGATCAGATCGAGGTGACGATCCGGCATCACGCGCTGGAATCGGGTTGCTTCGTCGTCAATGCGACGGGATGGCTCAGCGAAGCGCAGATTGCGTCCGTTACCCCGGATACGAATCTGCAGAAGGCGCTGCGCGGCGGCTGCAACACCGCGATCATCTCGCCGGAAGGGCAGCATCTCGCCGAGCCGTTACGCGAGGGCGAAGGCATGGTGATCGCCGATCTCGACATGGCCTTGATCACCAAGCGCAAACGCATGATGGATTCGGTCGGCCATTACGCGCGCCCCGAATTGCTGAGTCTTGCGATCAACCGGCGGCCCGCGGAAACCGTGGCGCCGATGCCGGCGTGGCCGTCCGTCCCGAGCGCCGATTTCAATTCAACCGGAGGAGGGTGCGATGAGCGCCAGCGAATCACTGTCGGCGCAGAGCCGGCAATTGATGACTGA
- a CDS encoding MSMEG_0568 family radical SAM protein: MTELQSAGLRLVSPDAGAASRRGGAGPSDHKAVMVDGVTIMVPVHTSTAWHSPFVAQTPDASGSSALLRGTIPIANISFPKSPRFYGMQTLDGVPYSHIATLHSADVLATTVLQTCIRYESRRKSCKFCAIGQSLAAGRTITRKTPEQLAEVARAAVLLDGVKHMVLTTGTPPTPDRGAQILCESAFAIKAAVDLPIQAQCEPPDDDRWFARMKASGIDTLGMHLEVVTPALRERIMPGKASVPLSRYMEAFEAAVAVFGRGQVSTYILAGLGDSAESILAMSRELIEIGVYPFVVPFVPISGTPLEDHPAPTPEFMKSVLQPLGGMLNAAAMRSSDIKAGCGKCGACSSLSSYEE, encoded by the coding sequence ATGACTGAATTGCAGTCGGCCGGCTTGCGGCTCGTGTCGCCGGATGCGGGCGCGGCCAGCCGCCGCGGCGGCGCGGGTCCGTCCGACCACAAGGCAGTAATGGTGGATGGCGTGACGATCATGGTGCCCGTGCATACGAGCACCGCGTGGCACTCGCCGTTCGTCGCGCAGACGCCGGATGCGAGTGGGTCGAGCGCGCTGCTGCGCGGCACGATTCCGATCGCCAATATCAGCTTCCCGAAGTCGCCGCGTTTCTACGGCATGCAGACACTCGACGGCGTGCCTTATTCGCATATCGCCACGTTGCATAGCGCCGACGTGCTCGCGACCACCGTGTTGCAAACCTGTATTCGCTACGAGAGCCGGCGCAAGAGCTGCAAGTTCTGCGCAATCGGGCAATCGCTCGCAGCGGGTCGCACCATTACGCGCAAGACGCCTGAGCAACTGGCGGAAGTGGCGCGCGCGGCCGTGTTGCTCGACGGCGTGAAGCATATGGTGCTGACCACCGGCACACCGCCCACGCCGGATCGCGGCGCGCAGATTCTGTGTGAGAGCGCGTTCGCGATCAAGGCCGCGGTCGATCTGCCGATCCAGGCGCAGTGCGAGCCGCCGGACGACGACCGCTGGTTCGCGCGCATGAAAGCGAGCGGCATCGACACACTCGGCATGCACCTCGAAGTCGTGACGCCCGCGCTGCGCGAACGCATCATGCCCGGCAAGGCGAGCGTGCCGCTGTCGCGCTACATGGAGGCGTTCGAGGCCGCGGTGGCCGTGTTCGGACGCGGACAGGTCAGCACATATATCCTCGCGGGCCTGGGCGATAGCGCCGAATCAATTCTCGCGATGTCGCGCGAACTGATCGAGATCGGCGTCTATCCGTTCGTCGTGCCGTTCGTGCCGATCAGCGGCACGCCGCTCGAAGATCATCCGGCACCTACGCCCGAATTCATGAAGTCGGTTTTGCAGCCGCTTGGCGGCATGCTCAATGCCGCGGCCATGCGTTCGAGCGATATCAAGGCGGGTTGCGGCAAATGCGGCGCGTGTTCGTCGCTGTCATCGTACGAGGAGTGA
- a CDS encoding MSMEG_0567/Sll0786 family nitrogen starvation N-acetyltransferase encodes MFGEAIAGEALDGEIVFAPYAPSEFRIKWTTLNWEAEEAFRLRRAVFCIEQGIFVGDDRDDIDQHAQQLVALSCLAGMPEQVVGTVRIHRDHDNVWFGSRLAVHAAFRRHGKIGATLIRLAVSSAHALGCETFLAHVQSQNVPLFRAMYWDVLAEETLLGRPHHLMQAQLDRYPPCAEPYGGFVTQTRAHSLPPSRGREPERSAA; translated from the coding sequence ATGTTCGGCGAAGCGATTGCAGGCGAGGCGCTGGATGGCGAGATTGTTTTTGCGCCGTATGCGCCGAGCGAATTTCGTATCAAGTGGACCACGTTGAATTGGGAAGCCGAAGAGGCATTCAGGTTGCGGCGCGCGGTCTTCTGCATCGAGCAGGGCATTTTTGTCGGCGATGATCGCGACGATATCGACCAGCACGCGCAGCAACTGGTGGCGCTCAGTTGTCTCGCCGGCATGCCGGAACAGGTGGTCGGCACCGTGCGTATTCATCGCGACCACGACAATGTGTGGTTTGGTTCGCGGCTCGCCGTGCATGCGGCCTTTCGCCGGCACGGAAAGATCGGCGCGACGCTGATTCGTCTCGCGGTGAGCAGCGCACACGCGCTCGGCTGCGAAACGTTTCTCGCGCATGTGCAGAGTCAGAATGTGCCGCTGTTTCGCGCGATGTACTGGGACGTGCTGGCGGAGGAGACGTTGCTGGGCAGACCGCATCATCTGATGCAGGCGCAACTGGACCGGTATCCGCCGTGCGCGGAGCCTTATGGGGGCTTTGTCACCCAGACGCGGGCGCATTCGTTGCCGCCCTCACGCGGCCGTGAGCCTGAGCGGAGCGCCGCATGA